From a single Apostichopus japonicus isolate 1M-3 chromosome 12, ASM3797524v1, whole genome shotgun sequence genomic region:
- the LOC139977185 gene encoding uncharacterized protein, translated as MRDFKTGDCEIPDYMNCICLCFAEYDGYKGQKVKDIVKEICRRESVNFSSEDSRLLLKSKVSMLTFASRSQIPIKCLKLSDVVEKVTEKALILKTDVSLGVLNTLRAIEVNRWDLKLIEQDYEDIIKFIINNEMIEVACLLFPSPPVAVKDEKYLNNLQSRHISVEWIIGANLIHTLNVTTGEWMMEFRIPGRMSATSLSLKPISDETNKTVEQQVDRRNDIPSKGKDPSLPSHQAARGEAKENHAIASEVANETLQDLSENLFKEWRDVGRNLKLDERELDNIEADNRREGQQEVVYHMLLLWKRKHGMKATNKTLRDALKAANRNDLSDYFLNTEQCGTTVDSNVETALSVQAVVDKEGRILEIPGTGVRLDIPPGAIDGKCLIEMKIIPNYIQEESKSSFTSNTTVVVELLPDNLKLHHPAKLTLPHCLKLKNPVEGKALVFSSHHAQGTKPVWRPKRNALYQLNETNCVIWVKSFSWETCRIDDKDVEFKKIQVYAACSQDSPSKYTHMELGYYIDLPGKKEIIEKNNLRVLQEKPFAFLREGRLPLKILLENIWPKSWKYNQETNPKEIPFMQVELNIEFSCPFVFEKVGEEDCIFYFQATQKEKIELIVKYKEVLAASHSGSSAQLVDVLSSKKRRLPESIPTDTETSMRLATSFSDSSSLSPITDVQLSQQTRFNESSQVTNDTLKDLSGKISKEWKDVGRNLGLDDSKLNNLERDYINQGHKEIAYQMLLTWKQRSGSQATYRVLGESLKAAGRRDLQEKL; from the exons ATGAGAGACTTTAAAACAGGAGATTGTGAGATTCCTGATTACATGAACTGCATCTGCCTCTGTTTTGCTGAGTATGATGGTTACAAAGGACAAAAGGTCAAGGACATTGTCAAAGAAATCTGTAGAAGAGAATCCGTCAACTTCAGCTCTGAAGATAGTCGACTGCTGCTGAAGTCAAAGGTTTCTATGCTCACCTTTGCTTCAAGATCACAG ATTCCAATCAAATGTCTGAAGCTTTCAGATGTTGTGGAAAAAGTTACAGAGAAAGCCCTGATCTTGAAGACTGATGTCTCACTGGGAGTTTTGAATACACTGAGGGCTATTGAAGTAAATCGGTGGGACCTGAAGCTGATTGAACAAGATTATGAAGATATCATTAAATTCATTATCAACAATGAAATGATTGAAGTAGCATG CTTACTATTTCCAAGTCCACCAGTGGCTgtgaaagatgaaaaatatttgaataactTACAATCCCGACACATTTCAG TTGAATGGATTATTGGAGCAAACTTAATTCACACATTAAATGTGACAACTGGAGAATGGATG ATGGAATTTAGAATACCGGGGAGGATGTCAGCAACTTCATTATCACTGAAACCAATCTCTG acgaaacaaataaaacagtggAACAACAAGTAGACAGGCGCAATGATATTCCAAGCAAAGGAAAG GATCCTTCTTTGCCATCTCATCAAGCAGCTAGAGGAGAAGCCAAAGAGAACCATGCAATAGCAAGCGAAGTAGCAAATGAAACTTTGCAG GACTTGTCAGAAAACTTGTTCAAAGAATGGCGGGATGTGGGAAGAAATCTGAAGCTTGATGAGAGAGAGCTTGACAACATAGAGGCAGATAACAGAAGAGAGGGACAACAAGAAGTGGTGTACCACATGTTGCTACTATGGAAACGGAAACATGGGATGAaagcaacaaacaaaacactgaGAGACGCTCTTAAAGCAGCTAATCGAAATGACCTTTCCGATTATTTTCTTAATACGGAACAATGTGGAACGACTGTAG ATTCTAATGTGGAAACGGCTCTTAGTGTACAAGCAGTGGTTGACAAAGAAGGTAGAATTCTAGAGATACCAGGGACTGGTGTTAGACTTGATATTCCTCCTGGTGCTATTGACGGAAAATGCTTGATCGAGATGAAAATCATTCCAAACTATATTCAAGAAGAGTCTAAATCATCATTTACCAGTAACACAACAGTGGTAGTGGAACTGCTTCCAGATAACTTAAAGTTGCATCACCCTGCAAAGCTTACCCTGCCTCACTGTCTCAAGTTGAAGAACCCTGTTGAAGGCAAAGCTCTGGTATTCAGTAGTCACCATGCTCAAG GGACTAAGCCAGTGTGGAGACCAAAACGTAATGCTTTGTATCAACTGAATGAAACAAACTGCGTAATCTGGGTTAAAAGCTTTTCATGGGAGACATGTCGGATTGATGATAAAGATGTTGAATTTAAGAAGATCCAAGTATATGCTGCTTGTAGCCAGGATTCGCCTTCCAAGTATACACATATGGAACTTGGATACTATATTGACTTGCCAGGTAAAAAAGAG ATAATTGAGAAAAATAATTTGAGAGTCTTGCAAGAAAAACCGTTCGCATTTCTGAGAGAGGGACGATTACCTTTGAAGATATTACTGGAAAACATATGGCCAAAGTCTTGGAAATACAATCAAGAGACAAACCCAAAG GAAATTCCATTCATGCAAGTAGAGCTCAATATAGAATTTTCGTGCCCGTTTGTCTTTGAGAAAGTTGGAGAAGAAGATTGTATCTTTTACTTTCAAGCTactcagaaagaaaaaattgaattgATTGTCAAATACAAG GAAGTGTTGGCAGCATCCCACTCAGGCAGTTCTGCACAGTTAGTGGATGTCTTATCCTCAAAGAAAAGACGCTTACCTGAATCTATACCTACAGACACAGAAACCTCCATG AGATTGGCAACATCCTTCTCAGACAGTTCTTCACTATCACCTATAACGGATGTCCAACTTTCACAGCAGACAAGATTTAATGAATCTTCACAAGTAACAAATGACACTTTGAAG GATTTGTcaggaaaaatttcaaaagaatgGAAAGATGTAGGTAGAAATCTTGGACTAGATGACTCAAAGCTTAATAACCTTGAGAGAGATTATATCAACCAGGGACACAAAGAAATAGCTTATCAGATGCTGTTGACTTGGAAACAGAGAAGTGGAAGTCAAGCCACATACAGAGTACTGGGAGAGTCTTTAAAAGCAGCTGGACGCAGAGACCTACAAGAGAAGCTGTAA